The genome window CGAGGGGCGCGCCGCCGGGCGCGTGATCGTGCAGGCCAGAAAGGGCGGGCGGGCCGAGGCGCGGCTGCTTGCACCGATGGTGCTGCACGAGGGGCCGGTGCACAGGAGCGATGCCGAGGACTACACCCCCGAGGTGGCGGCGATCCTGCGCGACGGCGCTGCGCTGACACGGATGGGGTGAGGGCAAACATGACAGCCCTGTGAAGTTTTAACCCTTTGGTAAGGTTTGGGGTTGACGATTATCCCCATCTGATTTGGGCGTCACCCGTGACACGACTCACATTGTGTGGTGCACTGGTCAGACCGAACCATCACATAAGAGGAGATACTCATGTCCGTGACCGCCCATCTTCAGGAGCTCCGTCGCAAACACCAGGTACTCTCGGCCGAGGTGGAAGAGGCGCAACGAAGCCCCGGGGTGAACGATCTTTCCATCGCGGAGATGAAGAAACAGAAGCTTCGGCTGAAGGAAGAGATTACGCGGCTCGACAGCTGATTTTCCACGGCGCGGCAGGCGCAGACATGCCGCCTGCATCGCGCCGGAGATGCTGAGGCAGGCGGAGGCGGCCAGCCACTCGGTCGGCTCCGTCACACCGTGAGAGGCCCTGCGCCGATGCCGGCGCGGTTGGGCCCCCGGGAAACTTTGCAAAATCTGGAACGCCTGGCCCGTTGCGAAGGGCCCGCACGAAGAAGGGCCGGCCACGGGGGCCGACCCTTGTTTTTTGCTGCCTGTGGCGCGTTCAGACGAAGAACTGCGCCCCGTTGGCCGAAATCGTGGAGCCGTTGATGAATCCGGAGTCTTCGGAGGCGAGGAAGGTGACGCAGCGGGCGATTTCCTCGGGCGTGCCGAGACGGCCTGCGGGGATGCCTGCGATGATCTTCTCGCGCACCGACTCGTCGATGGCCATGACCATCTCGGTGCCGATATAGCCCGGGCAGATGGCGTTGGCGGTGATCCCGGCGCGCGCGCCTTCCTGGGCCAGCGACTTCACGATGCCCAGATCGCCGGCCTTGGTGGCGGCATAGTTGGCCTGGCCGGCCTGGCCCTTCTGGCCGTTGATCGACGAGATCACGATGACCCGCCCGAACTTGCGCTCGCGCATGCCGGGCCAGCAGGGGTGCACGGTGTTGAACACGCCGGTCAGGTTGGTGCCGATGACCTCGTTCCACTGCTCCGGGGTCATCCGGTGGAACATGGCATCGCGGGTGATGCCGGCATTGGCGACCACGGTATCAATCGGGCCGAGGTCGGCGACGACCTGGTCGATCCCGGCCTTGGAGGCGGCATAATCGGCCACGTCCCATTTGTAGGTCTTGATGCCGGTGGCCTCCGTGAAGGCGGCGGCCTTCTCATCATTGCCGGCATAGGTGGCAGCCACCTGGTAGCCTTCGGCCTTGAGGGCCTTCGAGATGGCTTCGCCAATACCCCGGCTTCCGCCGGTGACGAGTGCAACGCGGGTCATATCAGTCTCCTCCTCCGTGTTGGAGGCATTGTTACGTGAGGGGGATCGGTCGCGCAACTATATTGCGCGACCATTCTGCGCTGCGGCGTATCAAGGCCGCTCGAGGCACATGGCAACGCCCATGCCGCCGCCGATGCAGAGGGTGGCGAGGCCCTTCTTGGCGTCGCGGCGCTGCATTTCGAAGAGCAGGGTGTTGAGCACGCGGCAGCCGGAGGCGCCGATGGGGTGACCGATGGCGATGGCGCCGCCGTTCACGTTCACGATCGAGGGATCCCAGCCCATGTCCTTGTTCACGGCGCAGGCCTGGGCGGCGAAGGCCTCGTTGGCTTCGACCAGGTCGAGGTCTGACACCGACCAGCCCGCCTTGTCGAGCGCCTTGCGCGAGGCGTAGATCGGGCCGACGCCCATGATCGACGGGTCGAGGCCGGCGGTGGCGTAGGAGGCGATGCGGGCCAGCGGGGTGATGCCGCGCTTCTCGGCGTCATCGGCGCTCATCAGCAGCACGCCGGCGGCACCGTCGTTGAGGCCCGAGGCGTTGGCGGCGGTGACGGAGCCATCCTTGGTGAAGGCGGGGCGGAGCTTCTGCATGGCTTCCATGGTGGCGCCGTGGCGGATGTACTCGTCCTTGTCGACCACGATGTCGCCCTTGCGGGTCTTGATGGTGTAGGCGGTGATCTCGTCGTCGAACTTGCCGGCCTTCTGCGCGGCCTCGGCCTTGTTCTGCGAAGCGACGGCGAACTCGTCCTGCTGGTCGCGGGAGATCTGCCACTTTTCGGCGACGTTCTCGGCGGTCTGGCCCATGTGGTAGCCGTTGAAAGCATCCCAGAGGCCGTCGCGGATCATGGTGTCGATGTAAGTCATGTCGCCCATCTTCTGGCCCTGACGCAGCGAGGCGCAGTGGGGGGACATCGACATGTTTTCCTGCCCGCCGGCGGCAACGATGGAGGCATCGCCGAGCTGGATGTGCTGGGCGCCGAGCGCCACGGCGCGCAGGCCCGAACCGCAGACCTGGTTGATGCTCCAGGCGGCGGACTCCTGCGGAAGGCCAGCGTTGATATGGGCCTGGCGGGCCGGGTTCTGGCCCTGGCCGGCGGTCAGGACCTGACCGAGAATGGTTTCGGACACCTCGCCGGCGTCGATGCCGGCGCGCTCCACGACGGCCTTGAGCACGGCGGCGCCGAGGTCATGGGCGGGGGTGTTGGCGAAGGCACCGAGGAAGGAGCCCACAGGGGTCCGCGCGGCGGAGGCGATAACGACATTGGTCATGAGACATCCTTTTCCCATTGGCAGGGGCGAGGTGCTTGTGACGCGGACGCATGACCCGACTCCACCCCGCCCGGATCACAGCCATGGGTAGAGCTTTGGTCGGGGTGACGCAAGGGCGCGATTGCTGCGGTGCGGCAAAATGCTGCGCTGCGGCGAGGGCGGCGGAGCGGTGAGCGGTGGCGCCGCGGGCGTGGGGGTGGTGGTGAGTCGGGGGCGCGGCATAGGGTGAGGGTGGGTTGGCACCCACCCTACGGGGCGTGGCGGAGGGAGGGTTCAGCCGGCGCGGCGCATGCCTTGGGGGAACTCGCGCCAGCCGGGCGAGGTGGTGGGGGCGCCGAAGTGGTAGCCCTGCAGGCAATCGACGCCGATCTCGGAGAGCACGGCGGCATCCTCGGCGTTTTCGACGAACTCGGCCACGGTGAACATGTCGAAGTGGCGGGCGATGGCAACCATGGCCTCCACCAGCATCCGGTTGTCGGGGTCGCGGCTGACGCCGCGCACGAACTGGCCGTCGATCTTGAGGATGTCGAAGAAGAAATCCTTGAAGTAGCGGAAGGCGGTGTAGCCCGCCCCGAAATCATCGAGCGCGAAGGCGACGCCGCGAGTTTGCAGGTCGAGCATGAAGACGGAGGTGATGTCGGGCATCACCATGGCGGAGGCTTCGGTGATCTCGATGATGAGGCGCTCGGCGAGGGTCGGCTCCATGGCAAGGCCGCGCTCGAGGGTCTGCATCCAGCGCGGGTAGCCGATGGAGCGGGCCGACATGTTGATGGCGAGGCGCAGGGAGGGGGCCTGGTGCAGCGCGGTCAGCCCCATTTCGAGCGCGAGGCAGTCGATGATGCGGCCGATCTCGTGGGTTTCGCAGGCCGAGATGAACTCCCGCGCGGGAATCACCCGCCCGGTGTCGTCCAGCACCCGGATCAGCCCCTCGTAGAAGGCGGCCTTGCGATGATCGGTGGCGCGCACGATGGGCTGGAAGGCGAGCAGCACATCGCGCCGGTCGAGCGCGCCGCGCACCATTTCGATGATATCCTCGTCGCGCTGGAGCACCGCGGAGCCGAGGGGAGAGGAATCACTGGCCTCGAACTGTCGCTTCCGCTGCTTTCCTGGGGCCATGCCTTGCCGTGCTCCTTGCTGCGCTCTGCCGGTTGACGGGAGAATGCCGCTTGTTCTCTTAAGAAATGCTGAATATTCTCATTTTGTTCTAATTTTCCGAAAAGGGATCGTGATGGGCGAGAGATGTGGCTGGGTCGGGACCGACGAGATCTATCTGACGTATCACGACACCGAGTGGGGCGTGCCGGAGTGGGACGGGCGGGCGCTTTACGAGAAGCTCATGCTCGACGGGTTCCAGGCCGGGTTGAGCTGGATCACCATCCTGAAGAAACGGGAGAATTTCCGCGCCGCCTTCGAGGGGTTCGAGCCTGCGCGGATCGCGCAATGGGGCGAGGCGGAGGTGGCGCGCTGCCTGGCCGATCCGGGGATCGTGCGGCACCGGGGCAAGATCGAGGCCGCCATCGGCAATGCGCGCGGATGGCTGGAGATCGAGGCGCGGGAGGGGTTTTCGGCCTACCTCTGGAACTACGTCGGGGGCCGACCGGCGCAGAACCGCTGGGGCTCGCTGGCCGAGGTGCCCGCGAAGACGCCGGTGTCGGAGGCGATCTCGAAGGATCTGAAGAAGCAGGGGTTCCGCTTTGTCGGGCCGACGATCGTTTACGCCTTCATGCAGGCGGTGGGGATGGTGAACGACCATGTCGTGACCTGCCCGCGCCACGACGACTGCGCCGCGCTCGGCCGGTCGGATGATTGAGTATTTAGAGCAAGAAAATGAACGGGTTACGCTTCATTTTCTTGCTTCAAATATCTCCCGCCGGAGGCATTGAAGTTTTTCAGCTGCCCTCGGCCACGAGCGCGGCGATGATGGCGCGGGCGCTGTCGCTGTTCCATTCGGCGTCGCCTGTCAGGCGGGCGACCTCCCGGCCTTCGGCGTTTAGGATGACCGTCACCGGCAGCCCCAGCACCCCCATGTTGCGGGCGAGTTTCTGGCGCGGGTCGCGGTAGACGGGCATGTCGGAGAGGCCGATTTCGTCCAGGAAGCGGGTGACGGCGCCCTCTGGGTTGCGCCCGGTGGCCACGGTGACGACGCGGGCGCCCTTGCCTTCGAAGGCCTCGCCCAGCTCGGCGAGGGCGGGCATTTCCTTGCGGCAGGGGGCGCACCATGTGGCCCAGAAGTTGAGCACGATGACCTCGCCCTTCAGGTCGGCGAGGGTGACGGGCCCGTCGGGGCCGTCGAACACCTCGGCGGGCACGTCGCGGGGGGCCGAATGCACGGCGAGCTTCTTCATGCTGCCGTCGCGCAGGGCGGCAATGTCTTCGGCGCTTGCGGTGCCCGTGTTTGCAGTGACGGCCAGCGCCGTGTAGAGAACCGCGGCGATCAGATTTCTCATCCTCAACTCCTTTAGGCCCGTCATGACAGAGACCTCCAACAATGCCGCCAACGCCATGTGGGGCGGGCGCTTTTCTGCCGGTGTGGACGCGATCATGGAGGCGATCAATGCCTCGATCGGGTTTGACCAGCGGATGGCGCAGCAGGACATCGCGGGCAGCCGCGCCCATGCCGCCATGCTCGCGCAGGCTGGCATCATCTCGGATAGCGATGCGGAGGCGATCCGGGAAGGGCTGCTCACGGTGTTGTCAGAGATCGAGGGCGGGACGTTTGAGTTTTCGGCGGCGCTGGAAGACATTCACATGAATGTCGAGGCGCGGCTGGTGGAGCTGATCGGGGATGCGGGCAAGCGGCTGCACACCGGGCGGAGCCGGAACGATCAGGTGGCGCTCGATTTTCGGATGTGGGTGCGTGACCAGTGCGATGCCGCTGTTCCGGCCATTCGGGCGGTGCAGGGCGCGCTGCTGGGGCAGGCCGAGCGTGGGGCGGATTGGGTGATGCCGGGCTATACCCATCTGCAGGTTGCCCAGCCGGTGACATGGGGCCACCACATGCTGGCCTATGTCGAGATGCTGGGCCGCGATGTGGGCCGGTTTCAGGATGCGCGGGCGCGGATGAACGAGTCGCCCCTTGGCGCGGCGGCGCTGGCGGGCACCAGCTTTCCCATCGACCGGGAGGCGACGGCCGAGGCACTGGGGTTTGACCGGCCGATGGCGAACAGCCTCGATGCGGTGGCGGACCGGGATTTTGCCTTGGAGTTCATGGCGGCGGCGAGCATTTGCGCGATGCATCTGAGCCGGCTGGCGGAGGAGCTGGTGATCTGGTCTTCGGCGCAGTTCCGTTT of Oceanicola sp. 502str15 contains these proteins:
- the phbB gene encoding acetoacetyl-CoA reductase produces the protein MTRVALVTGGSRGIGEAISKALKAEGYQVAATYAGNDEKAAAFTEATGIKTYKWDVADYAASKAGIDQVVADLGPIDTVVANAGITRDAMFHRMTPEQWNEVIGTNLTGVFNTVHPCWPGMRERKFGRVIVISSINGQKGQAGQANYAATKAGDLGIVKSLAQEGARAGITANAICPGYIGTEMVMAIDESVREKIIAGIPAGRLGTPEEIARCVTFLASEDSGFINGSTISANGAQFFV
- a CDS encoding DNA-3-methyladenine glycosylase I, with amino-acid sequence MGERCGWVGTDEIYLTYHDTEWGVPEWDGRALYEKLMLDGFQAGLSWITILKKRENFRAAFEGFEPARIAQWGEAEVARCLADPGIVRHRGKIEAAIGNARGWLEIEAREGFSAYLWNYVGGRPAQNRWGSLAEVPAKTPVSEAISKDLKKQGFRFVGPTIVYAFMQAVGMVNDHVVTCPRHDDCAALGRSDD
- a CDS encoding acetyl-CoA C-acetyltransferase, with the translated sequence MTNVVIASAARTPVGSFLGAFANTPAHDLGAAVLKAVVERAGIDAGEVSETILGQVLTAGQGQNPARQAHINAGLPQESAAWSINQVCGSGLRAVALGAQHIQLGDASIVAAGGQENMSMSPHCASLRQGQKMGDMTYIDTMIRDGLWDAFNGYHMGQTAENVAEKWQISRDQQDEFAVASQNKAEAAQKAGKFDDEITAYTIKTRKGDIVVDKDEYIRHGATMEAMQKLRPAFTKDGSVTAANASGLNDGAAGVLLMSADDAEKRGITPLARIASYATAGLDPSIMGVGPIYASRKALDKAGWSVSDLDLVEANEAFAAQACAVNKDMGWDPSIVNVNGGAIAIGHPIGASGCRVLNTLLFEMQRRDAKKGLATLCIGGGMGVAMCLERP
- a CDS encoding YdcH family protein; its protein translation is MSVTAHLQELRRKHQVLSAEVEEAQRSPGVNDLSIAEMKKQKLRLKEEITRLDS
- a CDS encoding EAL domain-containing protein, with translation MAPGKQRKRQFEASDSSPLGSAVLQRDEDIIEMVRGALDRRDVLLAFQPIVRATDHRKAAFYEGLIRVLDDTGRVIPAREFISACETHEIGRIIDCLALEMGLTALHQAPSLRLAINMSARSIGYPRWMQTLERGLAMEPTLAERLIIEITEASAMVMPDITSVFMLDLQTRGVAFALDDFGAGYTAFRYFKDFFFDILKIDGQFVRGVSRDPDNRMLVEAMVAIARHFDMFTVAEFVENAEDAAVLSEIGVDCLQGYHFGAPTTSPGWREFPQGMRRAG
- the argH gene encoding argininosuccinate lyase, whose product is MTETSNNAANAMWGGRFSAGVDAIMEAINASIGFDQRMAQQDIAGSRAHAAMLAQAGIISDSDAEAIREGLLTVLSEIEGGTFEFSAALEDIHMNVEARLVELIGDAGKRLHTGRSRNDQVALDFRMWVRDQCDAAVPAIRAVQGALLGQAERGADWVMPGYTHLQVAQPVTWGHHMLAYVEMLGRDVGRFQDARARMNESPLGAAALAGTSFPIDREATAEALGFDRPMANSLDAVADRDFALEFMAAASICAMHLSRLAEELVIWSSAQFRFVTMSDTWSTGSSIMPQKKNPDAAELIRGKIGRILGANLGLLTVMKGLPLTYSKDMQEDKEGVFDAADTLMLALAAMAGMIETMSPNREKLAEAAGTGFSTATDLADWCVRVLNLPFRDAHHVTGSLVALAEKTGRDLPELSLEEMQGVHAGITEDVFTVLSVDNSVASRTSYGGTAPANVKAQIARWKETLG
- a CDS encoding TlpA disulfide reductase family protein → MRNLIAAVLYTALAVTANTGTASAEDIAALRDGSMKKLAVHSAPRDVPAEVFDGPDGPVTLADLKGEVIVLNFWATWCAPCRKEMPALAELGEAFEGKGARVVTVATGRNPEGAVTRFLDEIGLSDMPVYRDPRQKLARNMGVLGLPVTVILNAEGREVARLTGDAEWNSDSARAIIAALVAEGS